The following proteins are co-located in the Mesorhizobium sp. M1E.F.Ca.ET.045.02.1.1 genome:
- a CDS encoding helix-turn-helix transcriptional regulator, which yields MLSHDRVWAAIDALAERYSLSASGLARRAGLDSTAFNKSKRLSSDGRPRWPSTESLAKIIEATGASLDEFTGLVEGRSGSAAPQRTAVPLLGFAQAGAGGFFDDAGYPSGQGWDLVELPTRAAETSYALKVQGDSMLPLYRNGDVLIVEPGAPTRKGDRVVVKTTAGEVMAKVLDRQTAKAIVLVSLNPAHPDRDIPMRDVEWVARIVWASQ from the coding sequence TTGCTCTCACACGATCGCGTCTGGGCTGCAATCGACGCTCTTGCCGAGCGCTATTCGCTGTCCGCTTCAGGTCTCGCCAGACGCGCGGGTCTCGATTCGACCGCCTTCAACAAATCCAAACGCCTGTCCTCCGACGGCCGGCCGCGCTGGCCCTCGACCGAATCTCTGGCCAAGATCATCGAGGCCACCGGCGCCTCGCTGGATGAATTCACCGGGCTGGTCGAAGGTCGCAGCGGCTCCGCCGCGCCGCAGCGCACGGCCGTGCCGCTGCTTGGCTTTGCCCAGGCCGGTGCCGGCGGCTTCTTCGACGATGCCGGCTATCCCTCGGGGCAGGGCTGGGATCTGGTGGAGCTTCCGACGCGGGCGGCGGAAACATCCTATGCGCTGAAGGTCCAGGGCGATTCCATGCTGCCGCTCTACCGCAACGGCGACGTGCTGATCGTCGAGCCGGGGGCGCCCACGCGCAAGGGCGACCGCGTCGTCGTCAAGACCACCGCTGGCGAGGTCATGGCCAAGGTGCTCGATCGGCAGACCGCCAAGGCGATCGTGCTGGTCTCGCTCAATCCCGCTCACCCGGACCGCGACATCCCGATGCGCGATGTCGAATGGGTGGCGCGGATCGTCTGGGCCAGCCAGTAG
- a CDS encoding transporter substrate-binding domain-containing protein has translation MTFRWIFLALISALIGGTPLAGATQAAEPKVPVLWDAKERLPKPDLSALPRLRFLTTTDFPPFNFLDGAGRLSGFHIDLARAICAELGIVEKCQIQALPWNELEGALQKGEGEAIIAGIAATPESREKYAFSRSYLQFPARFIMPKAKAFTEPILDKLRSKRVGVMAGSAHEKMLRDYFSTVQVVPFDKPEDLYADLKAGKIDAAFGDGMRFAFWLGGSNAAGCCRFAGGPYLAPEYLGSGMAIATRAGDPALAAAFDYALQEISIKGIFAEFYLRYFPVSFF, from the coding sequence GTGACTTTCCGGTGGATATTTCTAGCCCTGATCTCGGCGCTGATCGGGGGGACGCCGCTTGCCGGCGCGACTCAGGCCGCGGAGCCGAAGGTGCCGGTGCTGTGGGACGCCAAGGAACGACTGCCCAAGCCCGACCTTTCCGCGCTGCCGCGATTGAGATTCCTCACCACCACCGATTTTCCGCCGTTCAACTTCCTCGACGGCGCCGGCCGGCTGTCGGGCTTCCATATCGACCTGGCGCGGGCGATCTGCGCGGAACTCGGCATCGTCGAGAAATGTCAGATCCAGGCGCTGCCCTGGAACGAGTTGGAAGGCGCGCTGCAGAAGGGCGAAGGCGAGGCGATCATCGCCGGCATCGCGGCGACGCCGGAAAGCCGCGAGAAATATGCCTTCTCGCGTTCGTACCTGCAGTTTCCGGCGCGCTTCATCATGCCGAAGGCCAAGGCCTTCACCGAGCCGATCCTCGACAAGCTGCGCAGCAAGCGGGTCGGCGTCATGGCAGGCTCGGCGCATGAGAAGATGCTGCGCGACTATTTCAGCACAGTGCAGGTGGTGCCCTTCGACAAGCCCGAGGACCTCTACGCCGACCTCAAGGCCGGCAAGATCGATGCCGCCTTCGGCGACGGCATGCGCTTTGCCTTCTGGCTGGGCGGCTCGAATGCCGCCGGTTGCTGCCGCTTCGCCGGCGGGCCGTATCTGGCGCCGGAATATCTGGGCTCGGGCATGGCGATCGCCACCAGGGCGGGCGACCCGGCGCTGGCGGCAGCGTTCGACTATGCGCTGCAGGAAATCTCGATCAAAGGCATCTTCGCCGAGTTCTACCTGCGCTATTTCCCGGTGAGCTTCTTCTGA
- a CDS encoding acyl-CoA dehydrogenase family protein: MTNPAEILGLPKPAWAADEVGMLYDMAVRFMSEEIAPRYDEFEKNEMFDRESWLKAGAAGLLCASMPEKYGGSGGTFAHESAIIEAIGHVGVDGFGIGLHNSIVAPYILHYGSKEQKQKWLPKLATGELIGAIAMTEPGAGSDLQGVKTRAEKDGNHYKISGSKTFITNGQLANLIIVVTKTDPDKGAKGTSLIVVETDEVEGFQRGRNLDKIGLKANDTSELFFNHVRVPTSNLLGHEEGKGFVQLMQQLPQERLQIGTGAIAMVERALAITIDYVKERKAFGKAIIDFQNTQFKLAELKTEATIGRVFYNDCVARHIDGGLDPVTASMAKYWLSDLQGKVVDECLQLHGGYGYMNEYPIARMYRDARVQRIYGGTNEIMKLLIGRSL; the protein is encoded by the coding sequence ATGACCAACCCCGCCGAAATTCTTGGCTTGCCGAAGCCCGCCTGGGCGGCGGACGAGGTCGGCATGCTCTACGACATGGCGGTCCGCTTCATGTCGGAGGAGATCGCGCCGCGCTACGACGAGTTCGAGAAGAACGAGATGTTCGACCGCGAGAGCTGGCTGAAGGCGGGTGCTGCCGGCCTGCTCTGCGCCTCGATGCCGGAGAAATACGGCGGCTCGGGCGGCACCTTCGCGCATGAGAGCGCCATAATCGAAGCGATCGGCCATGTTGGCGTCGACGGCTTCGGCATCGGCCTGCACAACTCGATCGTTGCCCCTTACATCCTGCATTACGGCTCCAAGGAGCAGAAACAGAAGTGGCTGCCGAAACTCGCGACCGGCGAGCTGATCGGCGCCATCGCGATGACCGAGCCCGGCGCCGGCTCGGACCTGCAGGGCGTCAAGACGCGCGCCGAGAAGGACGGCAACCACTACAAGATCAGCGGCTCCAAGACCTTCATCACCAATGGCCAGCTCGCCAATCTGATCATCGTCGTCACCAAGACCGATCCGGACAAGGGCGCCAAGGGCACCTCGCTGATCGTCGTCGAGACCGACGAGGTCGAAGGTTTTCAGCGCGGCCGCAACCTCGACAAAATAGGGTTGAAGGCCAACGACACGTCCGAGCTGTTCTTCAACCACGTGCGCGTGCCGACCTCAAACCTGCTTGGCCATGAGGAGGGCAAGGGCTTCGTCCAACTGATGCAGCAATTGCCGCAGGAGCGGCTGCAGATCGGCACCGGGGCGATCGCCATGGTCGAGCGGGCGCTGGCGATCACCATCGACTACGTCAAGGAGCGCAAGGCCTTCGGCAAGGCGATCATCGATTTCCAGAACACGCAGTTCAAGCTGGCCGAGCTCAAGACCGAAGCTACGATTGGCCGCGTCTTCTACAATGACTGCGTCGCGCGCCACATCGATGGCGGCCTCGATCCGGTCACGGCCTCGATGGCGAAGTACTGGCTCTCCGACCTGCAGGGCAAAGTCGTCGACGAATGCCTTCAACTGCATGGCGGCTATGGCTACATGAACGAATATCCGATCGCCCGCATGTACCGCGACGCCCGCGTCCAGCGCATCTACGGCGGCACCAACGAGATCATGAAATTGCTGATCGGCCGCTCCCTCTGA
- a CDS encoding acetyl-CoA C-acetyltransferase — protein MAEAYVYDAVRTPRGRGKKDGSLHEVPAVRLAAKTLEALRDRNGLDTGNVDDIIFGCVDPVGEAGSVIPRAAAFEAGYDTKAPGMQISRFCASGLDAINFGAAKIAQGADEIVIAGGVESMSRVGMGMSGGSWFMDPSVGLPGWFVPQGISADLIATKYGFSRDDVDAYAVESQKRAAKAWEEGRFKNSVISIKDQNGLTILDHDEHMRPSTDMQSLASLNPSFVMPGEMGGFDAVAVQKHPEVEEVNHVHHAGNSSGIVDGAAAVLLGSKKAGKAMGLKPRARIRAFANIGSEPVLMLTGPVDVTEKLLKRAKMKLSDIDLFELNEAFASVVLRYMQAFDIPHDQINVNGGAIAMGHPLGATGAMILGTVLDELERRDLNTALVTLCIGAGMGTATIIERV, from the coding sequence ATGGCCGAAGCTTACGTCTATGACGCCGTGCGCACGCCGCGCGGCAGGGGCAAGAAGGATGGCTCGCTGCACGAGGTGCCGGCGGTGCGGCTCGCGGCGAAGACGCTTGAGGCGCTGCGCGACCGCAACGGGCTCGACACCGGCAATGTCGACGACATCATCTTCGGCTGCGTCGATCCGGTCGGCGAGGCCGGCTCGGTCATTCCGCGCGCCGCGGCCTTCGAGGCCGGCTACGACACCAAGGCACCGGGCATGCAGATCTCGCGCTTCTGCGCATCCGGTCTCGACGCCATCAATTTCGGCGCCGCCAAGATCGCGCAAGGGGCGGACGAGATCGTGATCGCCGGCGGCGTCGAATCCATGTCGCGTGTCGGCATGGGCATGTCCGGCGGCTCCTGGTTCATGGACCCGTCGGTCGGCCTGCCTGGCTGGTTCGTGCCGCAGGGCATCTCGGCCGACCTGATCGCCACGAAGTACGGTTTCAGCCGCGACGATGTCGACGCCTACGCCGTCGAGAGCCAGAAGCGCGCCGCCAAGGCCTGGGAAGAGGGCCGCTTCAAGAATTCGGTGATCTCGATCAAGGACCAGAACGGCCTCACCATCCTCGATCATGACGAGCACATGCGGCCTTCGACCGACATGCAGTCGCTCGCTTCGCTCAATCCGTCCTTCGTCATGCCAGGCGAGATGGGCGGCTTCGATGCGGTGGCCGTGCAGAAGCATCCGGAAGTCGAAGAGGTCAACCACGTCCACCATGCCGGCAATTCCTCGGGCATCGTCGACGGCGCCGCCGCCGTGCTGCTCGGCTCGAAGAAGGCCGGCAAGGCGATGGGGCTGAAGCCGCGCGCGCGCATCCGCGCTTTCGCCAATATCGGCTCCGAGCCGGTGCTGATGCTGACCGGTCCGGTCGACGTCACCGAGAAGCTCCTGAAGCGCGCCAAGATGAAGCTGTCGGACATCGACCTGTTCGAGCTCAACGAGGCCTTCGCTTCCGTTGTGCTGCGCTACATGCAGGCCTTCGACATTCCGCACGACCAGATCAACGTCAACGGCGGCGCGATCGCCATGGGCCATCCGCTCGGCGCCACCGGCGCGATGATCCTGGGCACCGTGCTGGACGAGTTGGAACGCCGCGACCTGAACACCGCATTGGTCACGCTCTGCATCGGCGCCGGCATGGGCACCGCCACCATCATCGAACGCGTCTGA
- a CDS encoding 3-hydroxyacyl-CoA dehydrogenase NAD-binding domain-containing protein — MSYTNFTLDVDADGIALITWDMPGRSMNVFTEEAMLELNSIVDKVAGDAAIKGAVITSGKDSFSGGADITMLQKMLATFAVDKEKDLEKATKALFDNAGYMTGLFRKIETCGKPWVSAINGTCMGGAFEMSLACHGRVAADSDKVKMALPEVKIGIFPGAGGTQRVPRLTDQQQALQMLTTGQNLTPQKAKSMGLIHEIAEPKKLIETAKVMIRNGLKPVAPWDEKGFKLPGGPIYSAAGANLWPPAIAILRRETYGNYPAAAAILKCVYEGLLVPFDTALKIEQRYFTEIMQTKEAAAMIRSLFVSLQELNKGARRPAGVPDTKFKKIGILGAGFMGAGIAYVTAKAGIPVVLLDRDMESAEKGKAHSDSLMADQVKKGRAKPEDKDKLLSLITPTADYADLAGCDLVVEAVFEDSAVKKLATEKAEAVLKSSAIFASNTSTIPITSLAKNSARPKNFVGIHFFSPVDKMMLVEIILGKKTGDKALAVAIDFVRAIKKTPIVVNDTRGFYVNRCVLRYMSEAYKMLIEGVPAAMIENAAKAAGMPVGPLALTDETAIDLAQKIMKQTIKDIGEKAVDPKQMALINTMVDTHGRFGRKNGKGFYDYPAKPAKKKLWPGLKDLYPQLKPEKVDYEELKERLLVTIALEAVRVMEEGIVTDPREADVGSILAFGFAPFTGGALSYIDGIGAKRFVKIAKGLQKKYGAEFKAPKLLIDMAEKGETFYQRFDPYQKGEVKKAA; from the coding sequence ATGAGCTACACCAATTTCACCCTCGACGTGGACGCCGACGGCATCGCGCTTATCACCTGGGACATGCCGGGCCGCTCGATGAACGTCTTCACCGAAGAAGCGATGCTCGAGCTCAATTCTATCGTCGACAAGGTTGCCGGTGACGCCGCCATCAAGGGCGCGGTGATCACTTCCGGCAAGGACAGCTTTTCCGGCGGCGCCGACATCACCATGCTGCAGAAGATGCTCGCCACCTTCGCCGTCGACAAGGAGAAGGACCTCGAGAAGGCGACCAAGGCGCTGTTCGACAATGCCGGCTATATGACCGGCCTGTTCCGCAAGATCGAGACCTGCGGCAAGCCGTGGGTGTCGGCGATCAACGGCACCTGCATGGGCGGCGCCTTCGAAATGTCGCTCGCCTGCCACGGCCGCGTCGCCGCCGATTCCGACAAGGTGAAGATGGCGCTCCCCGAGGTAAAGATCGGCATCTTCCCCGGCGCCGGCGGCACCCAGCGCGTGCCGCGGCTGACCGACCAGCAGCAGGCGCTGCAGATGCTGACCACCGGCCAGAATCTCACACCGCAGAAGGCGAAGTCGATGGGCCTGATCCATGAGATCGCTGAGCCGAAGAAGCTGATCGAGACCGCCAAGGTGATGATCAGGAACGGGCTGAAGCCGGTTGCGCCCTGGGACGAGAAGGGCTTCAAGCTGCCCGGCGGTCCGATCTATTCGGCCGCCGGCGCCAATCTCTGGCCGCCGGCCATCGCCATCTTGCGTCGCGAGACCTATGGCAATTATCCGGCCGCGGCCGCGATCCTGAAATGCGTCTATGAAGGCCTGCTGGTGCCCTTCGATACCGCGCTCAAGATCGAGCAGCGCTATTTCACCGAGATCATGCAGACCAAGGAAGCGGCGGCGATGATCCGCTCGCTGTTCGTGTCGCTGCAGGAACTGAACAAGGGCGCCCGCCGCCCGGCCGGCGTGCCCGATACCAAGTTCAAGAAGATCGGCATCCTCGGCGCCGGCTTCATGGGCGCCGGTATCGCCTATGTCACGGCCAAGGCCGGTATTCCGGTCGTGCTGCTCGACCGCGACATGGAGTCGGCCGAGAAGGGTAAGGCGCATTCCGACAGCCTGATGGCTGATCAGGTGAAGAAGGGGCGCGCCAAGCCGGAGGACAAGGACAAGCTGCTCTCGCTGATCACGCCGACGGCCGACTATGCCGACCTCGCCGGCTGCGATCTCGTCGTCGAGGCCGTCTTCGAGGATTCGGCGGTCAAGAAGCTCGCCACCGAGAAGGCGGAAGCGGTGCTGAAGTCCTCGGCGATCTTCGCCTCCAACACCTCGACCATCCCGATCACGTCGCTGGCGAAGAATTCGGCGCGTCCGAAGAATTTTGTCGGCATCCACTTCTTCTCGCCGGTCGACAAGATGATGCTTGTCGAGATCATCCTCGGCAAGAAGACCGGCGACAAGGCTTTGGCCGTCGCGATCGACTTCGTTCGCGCCATCAAGAAGACGCCGATCGTCGTCAACGACACACGCGGCTTCTACGTCAATCGCTGCGTGCTCCGCTACATGTCCGAAGCCTACAAGATGCTGATCGAAGGCGTCCCGGCGGCGATGATCGAGAACGCCGCCAAAGCCGCCGGCATGCCGGTCGGGCCGCTGGCGCTGACCGACGAGACGGCGATCGACCTCGCCCAAAAGATCATGAAGCAGACCATCAAGGATATCGGCGAGAAGGCCGTCGACCCGAAGCAGATGGCGCTGATCAACACCATGGTCGACACGCATGGCCGCTTCGGCCGCAAGAACGGCAAGGGTTTTTACGACTATCCCGCCAAGCCGGCGAAGAAGAAGCTGTGGCCGGGCCTCAAGGATCTCTATCCGCAGCTCAAGCCGGAAAAGGTCGACTATGAGGAGCTGAAAGAGCGGCTGCTGGTCACCATCGCCCTGGAAGCGGTGCGCGTGATGGAAGAAGGCATCGTCACCGATCCTCGGGAGGCCGATGTCGGTTCGATCCTCGCCTTCGGCTTCGCTCCCTTCACCGGCGGCGCGCTCTCCTATATCGACGGCATCGGCGCCAAGCGTTTCGTCAAGATCGCCAAGGGCCTGCAAAAGAAATACGGGGCCGAGTTCAAGGCGCCCAAGCTGCTCATCGACATGGCCGAGAAGGGCGAGACCTTCTACCAGCGCTTCGACCCTTATCAGAAGGGCGAGGTGAAGAAGGCAGCCTGA
- a CDS encoding lysine--tRNA ligase: MTGSNIIDLNPEMLAATAESKAWPFEEAKKIIARYKDKDFPETVLFETGYGPSGLPHIGTFGEVARTTMVRHAFRVLTGDKVKTKLLCFSDDMDGMRKIPDNVPDRAALEPYLHKPLTAVPNPFGGDYASFADHNNAMLCRFLDTFGFDYEFASATQYYKSGRFDEVLLRAAERYDEIMAVMLPTLGPERQATYSPFLPISPKSGRVLYVPMKHVDAKAGTITFDDEGSETTLPVTGGKVKLQWKPDFGMRWAALGVDFEMFGKDHQTNAAIYDRICNILGGRAPEHFVYELFLDENGQKISKSKGNGLTIDEWLTYAPTESLGLYMYQRPRQAKKLYFDVIPKAVDEYYAFLSAYPRQDWKERLGNPVWHMHDGNPPAIDLPVPFALLLNLVSASNAHDKAVLWGFISRHAPGVTPRTHPELDRLTGYAIRYFDDFVKPTKVYRAADDVEREALAKLSEALGALPQGADGEAIQNAALNVARRIERYQDHSKQSPEGGPGVSVAFFQMIYQVLIGQERGPRFGSFAALYGIAETRALIERALAGQLAA, translated from the coding sequence ATGACGGGATCAAACATCATCGATCTCAATCCCGAGATGCTTGCGGCTACCGCCGAAAGCAAGGCGTGGCCGTTCGAGGAAGCCAAGAAGATCATTGCGCGCTACAAGGACAAGGATTTCCCCGAGACCGTCCTGTTCGAAACCGGCTACGGCCCGTCCGGCCTGCCGCATATCGGCACCTTCGGCGAGGTGGCGCGCACCACGATGGTGCGGCACGCCTTCCGAGTGCTGACCGGGGACAAGGTCAAGACCAAGCTGCTCTGCTTCTCCGACGACATGGACGGGATGCGCAAGATCCCCGACAACGTGCCGGATCGCGCAGCGCTCGAGCCCTATCTGCACAAGCCGCTGACCGCAGTGCCCAATCCATTCGGCGGCGACTATGCGAGCTTCGCCGACCACAACAACGCGATGCTTTGCCGCTTCCTCGACACGTTCGGCTTCGACTACGAATTCGCCAGCGCAACCCAGTATTACAAGTCCGGCCGCTTCGACGAAGTGCTGCTGCGCGCCGCCGAGCGCTATGACGAGATCATGGCGGTGATGCTGCCGACGCTTGGGCCGGAGCGTCAGGCGACCTACAGCCCGTTCCTGCCGATCTCGCCGAAGAGCGGACGCGTGCTCTACGTGCCGATGAAGCATGTCGATGCCAAGGCCGGCACGATCACCTTCGACGACGAAGGCTCCGAGACCACGCTGCCGGTCACCGGCGGCAAGGTGAAGCTGCAGTGGAAGCCGGATTTCGGCATGCGCTGGGCTGCGCTCGGCGTCGATTTCGAGATGTTCGGCAAGGACCACCAGACCAACGCGGCGATCTACGACCGCATCTGCAACATCCTTGGCGGCCGCGCGCCCGAGCATTTCGTCTACGAGCTGTTCCTCGACGAGAACGGCCAGAAGATCTCGAAGTCGAAGGGCAACGGTCTCACCATCGACGAGTGGCTGACCTACGCGCCGACCGAGAGCCTCGGCCTCTACATGTATCAGCGGCCGCGGCAGGCCAAGAAGCTTTATTTCGACGTCATCCCGAAAGCGGTCGACGAATACTACGCCTTCCTGTCCGCCTATCCGCGGCAGGACTGGAAGGAACGGCTCGGCAACCCGGTCTGGCACATGCATGACGGCAACCCGCCGGCGATCGACCTGCCGGTGCCCTTCGCGCTGCTGCTCAATCTGGTCAGCGCCTCCAACGCGCATGACAAGGCGGTGCTGTGGGGCTTCATCTCGCGCCATGCCCCCGGCGTGACGCCGAGGACGCACCCGGAGCTCGACCGGCTGACCGGCTATGCGATCCGCTACTTCGACGACTTCGTGAAGCCGACCAAGGTCTATCGTGCCGCCGACGACGTGGAGCGCGAGGCGCTGGCGAAGCTGTCGGAGGCGCTCGGCGCGCTCCCGCAAGGCGCTGACGGCGAGGCGATCCAGAACGCGGCGCTCAACGTCGCGCGGCGGATCGAGCGCTATCAGGACCATTCCAAGCAGAGCCCGGAAGGCGGCCCCGGCGTGTCGGTCGCCTTCTTCCAGATGATCTACCAGGTGCTGATCGGACAGGAACGCGGACCGCGCTTCGGCTCCTTCGCGGCGCTTTACGGCATCGCCGAGACGCGCGCGCTTATTGAGCGGGCGCTGGCTGGTCAGTTGGCGGCATAA
- a CDS encoding tellurite resistance TerB family protein → MRSLTPHEAMIYLMVITSASDRDMTDVELARIGDVVRSWPVFIDFNQDRLVAVAQECQKALNDEAGLEGVLARVAETLPERLRDTAYAAAFEVAAVDLEMRMEEVRVLQLIRLKLDLDTLTVAAIARAAKARLRTLT, encoded by the coding sequence ATGCGTTCACTGACGCCGCACGAAGCCATGATCTACCTGATGGTCATCACCTCGGCTTCGGACCGCGACATGACCGATGTCGAGCTGGCGCGGATCGGCGACGTCGTCCGCTCGTGGCCGGTGTTCATCGATTTCAACCAGGACAGGCTGGTCGCGGTGGCGCAGGAATGCCAGAAGGCGCTGAATGACGAGGCTGGGCTGGAAGGCGTGCTTGCGCGTGTCGCCGAGACATTGCCGGAGCGGCTCCGCGATACCGCCTATGCGGCCGCTTTCGAAGTGGCCGCCGTCGATCTCGAAATGCGCATGGAAGAGGTGCGGGTGCTGCAGCTCATCCGCCTCAAGCTCGACCTCGACACATTGACCGTTGCGGCTATAGCGCGCGCGGCGAAGGCGCGCCTGCGTACGCTGACCTGA
- a CDS encoding thermonuclease family protein, with the protein MRVPHLALALVAVPAMAAMVVAGGRSLKGSESVVTVDQIDPVPGQGADAAPEEPATSAILAPAAPQLPKPPAHSRAIDPEVVVPPELPAGELERVEPRAPLSDLALAGPPKPRKSKMPDGQDGTKLVQPVASAAGVIESKGYSVTVSGIDVVKDNETCNDDEGKSWACGARARTAFRAFLRGRTVACAVPSKGGGGAVSAECWVGNKDVGQWLVENGWARPTQGGPYAEAGDKARAAKKGIFGAAPKLGGLPALPAASPAPAAPDSILPSEDGAVMPPTDQPAPAQ; encoded by the coding sequence GTGCGGGTCCCCCATCTTGCCCTCGCGCTTGTGGCGGTTCCGGCAATGGCGGCGATGGTCGTCGCCGGAGGCCGCTCGCTGAAGGGCAGCGAAAGCGTCGTCACGGTCGACCAGATCGATCCGGTACCGGGGCAAGGCGCTGATGCGGCGCCCGAGGAGCCAGCGACCTCCGCCATTTTGGCGCCGGCCGCTCCGCAGCTGCCGAAGCCCCCGGCCCATTCGCGGGCAATCGATCCAGAGGTCGTGGTGCCACCCGAACTGCCCGCGGGGGAACTCGAGCGGGTCGAACCACGCGCGCCGCTCAGCGATCTGGCGCTGGCCGGCCCGCCCAAGCCGCGCAAATCGAAGATGCCGGATGGCCAGGATGGCACCAAGCTGGTCCAGCCCGTCGCCTCCGCCGCAGGCGTTATCGAGTCGAAAGGCTATTCTGTCACCGTTTCAGGTATCGACGTCGTGAAGGACAACGAGACTTGCAACGACGACGAAGGCAAATCCTGGGCGTGCGGTGCGCGTGCCCGGACCGCATTCCGTGCCTTCCTGCGCGGACGGACAGTAGCCTGCGCCGTGCCTTCGAAAGGCGGGGGCGGTGCTGTTTCCGCCGAGTGCTGGGTCGGCAACAAGGATGTCGGCCAGTGGCTGGTGGAAAACGGCTGGGCGCGACCTACGCAAGGCGGCCCCTATGCCGAGGCGGGCGACAAGGCGCGCGCGGCGAAGAAAGGCATCTTCGGCGCGGCGCCGAAACTCGGCGGCCTGCCGGCGCTGCCGGCCGCCAGCCCCGCGCCCGCCGCGCCGGATTCCATCCTGCCGTCGGAAGACGGGGCCGTTATGCCGCCAACTGACCAGCCAGCGCCCGCTCAATAA
- a CDS encoding thioesterase family protein encodes MYVWGRLARMMATASSRGPYVVGDQSRLAFRCLPTDIDFNSHLNNARYMMLADLGRIDVFLRVGLVALARRNGWAPMIGGLQVTYVREIRLWRRFEVVSSIETWEGTSVIGRHRFVLDNGETAALILTTGGVYDRRGRRFLGIDEVVAALGRSAQPRPPTEAERAFMASHRNLREQAKRA; translated from the coding sequence ATGTATGTCTGGGGGCGCCTCGCGCGCATGATGGCCACGGCGTCCAGCCGTGGCCCTTACGTGGTCGGCGATCAGAGTCGGCTGGCCTTCCGTTGCCTGCCGACCGACATCGATTTCAACAGCCATCTCAACAATGCGCGCTATATGATGCTGGCCGACCTTGGCCGCATCGATGTCTTTCTTCGCGTCGGTCTGGTCGCGCTCGCGCGCCGCAACGGCTGGGCGCCGATGATCGGCGGCCTGCAGGTGACCTATGTGCGCGAGATCAGGCTGTGGCGACGCTTCGAGGTGGTGTCCTCGATCGAGACCTGGGAAGGCACTTCGGTGATCGGCAGGCACCGCTTCGTCCTCGACAATGGCGAGACGGCGGCGCTGATCTTGACCACCGGCGGCGTCTACGACCGGCGTGGCCGCCGCTTTCTCGGCATCGACGAGGTCGTGGCGGCACTTGGCCGTTCCGCGCAGCCGCGTCCGCCAACTGAAGCCGAGCGGGCGTTCATGGCCTCGCACCGGAATCTGCGCGAGCAGGCCAAGCGAGCCTGA